From the Pontiella agarivorans genome, one window contains:
- a CDS encoding sugar MFS transporter, whose product MSEEKKIPVVPKEYLLPFILTTICFSLWGFANDFTNPLVKVFEQVFIITTGQASWLQFAFYTGYFCMALPAVLFIRRFSYKSAIMIGLTLYAGGALITIPASLTAQFALFCLASYVITYGLAFLETACNPYILAMGPPETATQRLNLAQSFNPIGSLIGMTVASMILAPSLLVTEIRGQIKEEQPEQIQYLITNEAELPAGAVINAEETQVTLADGSVVDFYKEGLPDFKTTSGALDGAMPNVLKAMRAYAPEEFKTVQQADLANVRGPYMVIAGIVFIFLCIFAVSKMPAFRKKDQEKDAPFWEIFSVLCHRARFVEGVLAQLFYVGAQIMCWTFIIHYGMEQVGLSLSEAQGYNIIAMIIFVSSRFICTFLMRYIRPSAMLLTFAIGGFCFTAGAIYLPGMTGLWSLVMISACMSLMFPTIYGIALNGLKIEEAKLGSAFLIMSIVGGAVLTKLQGAVITDFGVRTSFWLPAGCFVLIALYGLRCILAHDKSRV is encoded by the coding sequence ATGAGTGAAGAAAAAAAGATACCTGTGGTTCCGAAAGAATATCTACTGCCGTTTATTCTGACGACCATTTGCTTCTCCCTGTGGGGATTTGCCAATGATTTTACGAATCCGCTGGTGAAGGTATTCGAGCAGGTTTTTATTATTACAACCGGTCAGGCGTCCTGGCTGCAGTTTGCATTTTATACCGGATATTTCTGTATGGCCCTGCCGGCCGTTCTTTTTATACGCCGTTTCTCCTACAAGTCGGCCATCATGATCGGCCTGACGCTCTATGCGGGAGGGGCTTTGATCACGATTCCGGCCAGTTTGACGGCACAGTTTGCACTTTTCTGTCTGGCTTCTTATGTCATCACATACGGCCTCGCATTTCTTGAAACGGCGTGTAATCCGTACATTCTCGCCATGGGGCCGCCGGAGACCGCAACACAGCGCCTGAATCTGGCCCAGTCCTTCAATCCGATCGGATCGCTGATTGGTATGACCGTCGCCTCCATGATTCTGGCGCCGAGTCTGCTGGTTACTGAAATTCGGGGGCAAATCAAAGAAGAGCAGCCGGAGCAGATTCAATATCTGATCACGAATGAGGCGGAACTGCCTGCCGGAGCTGTCATCAATGCGGAAGAAACCCAGGTAACTCTGGCCGATGGTTCAGTCGTTGATTTTTATAAGGAGGGCCTGCCGGACTTTAAGACCACGTCCGGTGCGTTGGACGGGGCGATGCCCAATGTTCTTAAAGCAATGCGCGCTTATGCTCCGGAGGAATTCAAGACGGTTCAGCAGGCAGACCTTGCCAATGTGCGCGGCCCTTATATGGTCATTGCCGGTATTGTATTTATTTTCCTCTGTATTTTTGCGGTCTCAAAAATGCCCGCATTCAGAAAAAAAGATCAGGAAAAAGATGCGCCGTTCTGGGAGATTTTCAGTGTGCTTTGTCACCGTGCACGGTTTGTGGAAGGCGTACTGGCACAGTTGTTCTATGTCGGAGCACAGATCATGTGCTGGACGTTCATTATTCACTACGGCATGGAGCAGGTCGGGCTGAGCCTTTCTGAAGCGCAGGGATACAACATTATCGCTATGATTATTTTTGTCAGCAGTCGTTTTATCTGCACCTTCCTGATGCGCTACATTCGCCCCAGTGCCATGCTTCTCACCTTTGCAATCGGCGGGTTCTGTTTTACTGCCGGCGCGATCTATCTTCCGGGAATGACGGGACTCTGGTCGCTGGTTATGATTTCAGCATGTATGTCATTAATGTTCCCGACGATATATGGAATCGCTCTGAACGGCCTGAAGATCGAAGAGGCTAAGCTGGGATCTGCATTCCTTATCATGTCGATTGTCGGTGGAGCCGTGCTGACCAAACTGCAGGGGGCGGTTATCACGGACTTTGGTGTTCGGACTTCCTTCTGGCTGCCGGCAGGATGTTTTGTACTCATTGCTCTCTACGGACTGCGCTGTATTCTGGCGCATGATAAGAGCCGGGTTTAA
- a CDS encoding DUF6941 family protein, translated as MKVEVFALCDAATDNHGKLNLLGTFDQIYAAKLPVVHPACAIALRLRFDKMEEGRHSVRLQLVNPDGIPVFQTMEGEVNPRMGSDIGSVAVNLILNFQNVKFNEFTDYQINLSIDEVALASLPLRVRQMPRATPA; from the coding sequence ATGAAAGTTGAAGTTTTTGCATTGTGCGATGCCGCGACCGATAACCACGGTAAGCTGAACCTGCTCGGCACATTCGATCAGATTTATGCGGCCAAACTGCCGGTGGTGCATCCCGCCTGCGCCATTGCGCTGCGGCTCCGGTTCGATAAAATGGAAGAGGGCCGGCATTCGGTTCGGCTCCAGCTGGTGAATCCCGACGGAATTCCCGTTTTCCAGACCATGGAAGGGGAGGTGAATCCCCGCATGGGGTCGGATATCGGATCGGTTGCGGTGAATCTGATCCTTAATTTTCAGAATGTGAAATTCAACGAATTTACTGATTACCAGATTAATCTTTCCATCGATGAAGTGGCTTTGGCTTCGCTGCCGCTGCGCGTGCGGCAGATGCCGCGGGCGACGCCCGCTTAG
- a CDS encoding xylulokinase → MAEYILSIDVGTSSTKTVLFDTDFNVVATARKKYDTSYPHAGWAEQPAEQWWDALKENTTNMLAESRVNAADIIAVGIDAFSTTVVPVDDNGNALRPGLIWMDRRASAEAEWIREHLGEELWEINGNVSDAGNPAPKIMWIKKHEPEVYDKTHMFLHANGYLVHQLTGEYSMDISEAGLSQFCNTKTGEYSDVLLEGCGIDRAKLPPVFNCTDIVGKVTADAAALTGLAEGTPVIAGSMDNVAAGLGAGVSKGGEVFISGGTVTTNNVCLDEPKYNKNLHVYPHIVPGTWITAGGVDFGGAVIRWFNEEILELDGYQELDKLIDTSVTAESSVVFLPYMVGQRCPIWNDNTTGVVMGLKPHTSRRDFTRAVIEGTTYGSRHVLSIAEEEGVEIKNVKITGGVANSAVWVQIFSDVLGQSIEIPGAVDLPPLGVAIAAAYGVGAIKSFDEAIEKIPTRASFSPDAHNHAYYSEMYTVFRNLYSNLVNEFDMLAEIDKKYGKKRT, encoded by the coding sequence ATGGCTGAATATATTCTGAGTATCGACGTAGGCACATCAAGCACGAAGACCGTGCTCTTCGATACCGACTTTAATGTGGTGGCAACGGCCCGCAAAAAATATGACACGTCTTATCCGCATGCAGGTTGGGCTGAACAGCCGGCGGAACAGTGGTGGGACGCGCTGAAAGAAAATACGACGAATATGCTGGCGGAAAGCCGGGTGAATGCCGCCGACATTATTGCGGTGGGGATTGATGCCTTTTCAACCACGGTTGTTCCGGTGGATGACAATGGGAACGCTCTCCGGCCCGGGCTGATCTGGATGGACCGCCGTGCATCTGCTGAAGCGGAATGGATTCGTGAACATCTGGGGGAAGAACTCTGGGAAATTAACGGCAATGTTTCGGATGCAGGCAACCCGGCACCGAAGATTATGTGGATAAAAAAACATGAGCCGGAAGTGTATGATAAGACTCATATGTTCCTGCATGCCAACGGCTATCTGGTGCATCAGCTGACCGGGGAATATTCGATGGATATTTCCGAGGCGGGGCTTTCACAGTTCTGCAATACGAAGACCGGCGAATATTCCGATGTGCTGCTGGAAGGCTGCGGAATTGACCGGGCGAAACTTCCGCCGGTTTTCAACTGTACTGATATCGTGGGAAAGGTGACCGCTGACGCCGCTGCGCTGACCGGACTTGCCGAAGGGACACCGGTAATTGCAGGATCAATGGATAACGTGGCCGCGGGGCTGGGCGCCGGCGTTTCCAAAGGCGGTGAAGTGTTTATTTCGGGTGGAACGGTAACCACGAACAACGTTTGCCTGGACGAACCGAAATATAACAAAAATCTGCACGTCTATCCGCACATTGTTCCGGGTACCTGGATCACCGCCGGCGGCGTCGACTTCGGCGGAGCGGTCATTCGCTGGTTTAATGAGGAAATTCTGGAGCTGGACGGCTATCAGGAACTGGATAAACTGATCGATACCTCCGTAACGGCGGAAAGTTCGGTGGTTTTTCTGCCGTATATGGTGGGGCAGCGCTGCCCGATCTGGAACGATAATACAACCGGTGTGGTGATGGGGCTCAAGCCGCATACCAGCCGCCGCGATTTCACCCGTGCTGTAATTGAAGGCACCACGTATGGCTCGCGCCATGTGCTGAGCATTGCCGAGGAAGAAGGGGTGGAAATTAAAAATGTGAAGATTACCGGCGGGGTTGCCAATTCGGCCGTCTGGGTTCAGATCTTTTCCGATGTGCTCGGGCAGTCGATTGAAATCCCGGGCGCGGTGGATCTTCCGCCGCTGGGGGTGGCAATCGCTGCGGCCTATGGCGTGGGAGCCATTAAGAGCTTTGATGAAGCCATTGAAAAAATCCCGACCCGCGCGAGTTTCTCACCGGATGCGCATAATCATGCGTATTACAGCGAGATGTATACGGTGTTTCGTAACCTCTACAGCAACCTCGTCAATGAATTCGATATGCTCGCTGAAATTGATAAGAAGTACGGAAAGAAACGCACATAA
- a CDS encoding AraC family transcriptional regulator, whose translation MDKATAPFISTQVNSGEYYYLNLTPEKDAAEIVVCGGREQTAPTYRIKRKSFKFYSIEFVSSGRGSITMDGKTYPLRPGAIYCYGPRTPHTIETDPEHPMLKHFVDFTGRALEELLKTTPFLSGRPLFVSRPFRIRNIFENLITTGNTESRNRDALCALLLRQLILTADDTAMDADAAFSPAWQTYMRCRQFIERNYLDLPNIGNAAEACFIDQAYLSRLFKRFADESPLQLLTRLKMSKAADLLSSGDLLVKQVGEKVGFSDPYHFSRVFKRVYGIPPETFTVAARRQG comes from the coding sequence ATGGACAAGGCAACAGCTCCATTCATTTCAACACAGGTCAACTCTGGAGAATATTATTACCTTAACTTAACGCCCGAAAAAGATGCCGCCGAAATCGTTGTATGCGGCGGCCGCGAACAGACCGCTCCCACCTACCGGATCAAACGCAAAAGCTTCAAATTCTACTCCATTGAATTTGTCTCTTCCGGCCGCGGCAGCATTACCATGGACGGTAAAACGTATCCGCTGCGCCCCGGTGCCATCTACTGCTATGGCCCCCGAACCCCGCATACGATCGAAACCGATCCCGAGCACCCTATGCTCAAGCACTTTGTTGATTTCACCGGACGTGCACTGGAAGAACTGCTGAAAACCACGCCCTTTCTCAGCGGGCGCCCCCTCTTTGTTTCGCGCCCGTTCCGTATTCGGAATATTTTTGAAAACCTCATCACCACCGGAAACACAGAAAGCCGAAACCGCGATGCCCTCTGCGCCCTGCTGCTGCGCCAGCTGATTCTCACCGCCGACGACACCGCAATGGATGCCGACGCCGCCTTTTCGCCCGCCTGGCAGACCTATATGCGCTGCCGGCAGTTCATTGAGCGCAACTACCTCGATCTTCCAAACATTGGAAACGCCGCCGAGGCCTGCTTCATCGACCAGGCCTATCTCTCCCGCCTGTTCAAACGCTTTGCCGATGAATCGCCGCTGCAGCTGCTTACCCGTCTGAAAATGAGCAAGGCCGCCGACCTGCTCAGCAGCGGCGACCTTCTGGTTAAACAGGTCGGAGAAAAAGTGGGCTTTTCCGATCCCTACCACTTTTCCCGCGTCTTCAAACGGGTCTACGGAATCCCCCCCGAAACCTTCACCGTGGCCGCACGCCGGCAGGGATAA
- a CDS encoding sulfatase-like hydrolase/transferase, with translation MKKIIPSAILVILGAVIAQAATEKPNILFIFADDLSYETIGAHGMLDIDTPHLDTLVERGTSFTHAYNMGAYNGAVCAASRAMLNSGRSVWNACWLGESDFKMSREKDEQHMWSQQMKKAGYKTYMTGKWHVGVPPNEVFDVAVDPRGGMPEDFWNKGSDDGTKPRYYGYFRPADENDYKNGWKPWDKSNGGYWKGGKHWSEVVADHGIEFLEDAAKQDKPFFIYLAFNAAHDPRQAPREYIERYPLDRIKLPENFRPEYEFKDEIGCGKTLRDAALAPFPRTEFAVKVHRQEYFALISHMDDQIGRVLQALKETRQLDNTYIVFTADHGLAVGHHGFIGKQNMYDHSVRVPFLIVGPDVKPGASNDTPIYLQDVMPTALEVAGIPAPEYVEFKSLLPLLNGTETQHYDAIYGAYKGLQRMICKKGWKLIHYPTINENRLYNMKADPMEMNDLSANPEYAAKIEELHAELLTLSTRLNDPLDYDDPVRSWNKASPPKKKKNKKNTH, from the coding sequence ATGAAAAAAATTATACCCTCCGCCATTCTCGTGATACTGGGCGCCGTCATCGCACAGGCTGCAACAGAAAAACCTAACATCCTCTTCATCTTCGCCGATGATCTTTCCTATGAAACCATTGGCGCTCACGGCATGCTGGACATCGATACCCCCCACCTCGACACACTCGTTGAGCGAGGCACAAGCTTCACCCATGCGTATAACATGGGCGCTTACAACGGAGCCGTTTGCGCCGCCAGCCGTGCCATGCTCAATTCCGGCCGCTCCGTCTGGAATGCCTGCTGGCTCGGGGAAAGCGATTTTAAAATGTCCCGCGAAAAAGACGAACAGCACATGTGGTCGCAGCAAATGAAGAAGGCGGGCTACAAAACCTATATGACCGGAAAATGGCATGTGGGTGTCCCGCCGAACGAAGTTTTCGATGTTGCTGTGGACCCGCGCGGCGGTATGCCGGAGGACTTCTGGAACAAAGGATCGGATGACGGAACCAAACCCCGCTATTACGGCTATTTCCGCCCCGCCGACGAAAACGATTACAAAAACGGCTGGAAACCGTGGGATAAGTCAAACGGCGGATACTGGAAAGGCGGAAAACACTGGAGTGAAGTCGTTGCCGACCACGGCATTGAATTCCTCGAAGATGCCGCAAAACAGGATAAACCGTTCTTTATCTATCTGGCCTTTAATGCCGCGCACGACCCTCGCCAGGCCCCCAGGGAATACATCGAACGCTATCCGCTCGACCGCATCAAACTTCCGGAAAATTTTCGTCCTGAATATGAATTCAAAGATGAAATCGGATGCGGAAAAACATTGAGGGATGCCGCTTTGGCCCCCTTCCCCCGCACAGAATTTGCAGTCAAGGTTCACCGTCAGGAATACTTCGCCCTGATCTCTCATATGGACGACCAGATTGGAAGAGTCCTTCAGGCCCTGAAAGAAACCCGCCAACTCGACAACACCTATATTGTCTTCACCGCCGACCACGGTCTTGCCGTCGGCCACCACGGTTTTATCGGGAAACAGAATATGTACGATCACAGCGTACGCGTGCCTTTCCTTATTGTCGGCCCCGATGTCAAACCCGGTGCCAGCAACGACACCCCGATCTACCTGCAGGATGTCATGCCGACAGCGCTTGAAGTAGCGGGCATTCCCGCTCCCGAATATGTCGAATTTAAAAGCCTGCTGCCTTTATTAAACGGCACCGAAACCCAACACTACGATGCAATCTACGGGGCCTATAAAGGGCTGCAGCGCATGATCTGCAAAAAAGGTTGGAAACTCATTCACTACCCAACCATCAATGAAAACAGGCTCTATAACATGAAGGCCGATCCCATGGAAATGAACGACCTTTCCGCCAACCCCGAATATGCCGCAAAGATCGAAGAACTCCACGCCGAACTGCTGACATTAAGCACCCGGCTGAACGATCCGCTCGACTATGACGATCCCGTTCGGAGCTGGAACAAAGCATCCCCGCCGAAAAAAAAGAAAAACAAAAAAAACACCCATTAA
- a CDS encoding amidohydrolase: protein MSLLIKNIELNGVCTDVLIQGNRFASIAPELEAEGAEILDATGMAIIPGLVNMHTHASMTLLRSYADDLHLHDWLNNHIWPLEATMTEEDIYHGARLACLEMIKSGTTCFADMYWHFHGVARAVEEMGLRAVLSSVFIDLNDEARAEKERKLAEKLYEESKRYSDRIGFSLGPHAIYTVSEASLKWAKAFARENGLLFHIHLSETEKEVADCLAEHGLRPVQWLEKNGLLDEQTIAAHVVHVNDEEIEILARRGVQVVHNPGSNMKLASGSFPVQKMLQAGVKLSLGTDGASSNNNLCMLEEMKLAALQAKVVHGDPTLLPAKTVFDMATGNGAAALGLDAGEIAEGRLADCVMVNLENPRLVPGYDLISDMVYSADSSCIDTVICNGRVLMRNGRVDGEEEIIAEARKYKNRFQ from the coding sequence ATGAGTTTGCTGATAAAAAATATTGAATTGAACGGGGTTTGCACGGATGTGCTGATTCAGGGAAACCGCTTCGCGTCTATTGCGCCGGAACTTGAGGCGGAAGGGGCAGAAATTCTGGACGCAACAGGTATGGCGATTATTCCGGGGCTGGTGAATATGCACACCCATGCTTCGATGACGCTGCTGCGGAGTTATGCCGATGACCTGCATCTGCACGACTGGCTGAATAATCATATCTGGCCGTTGGAAGCAACGATGACCGAGGAGGATATCTATCACGGGGCACGGCTGGCTTGTCTGGAAATGATCAAATCCGGAACGACCTGTTTTGCGGATATGTACTGGCACTTCCACGGGGTGGCGCGAGCGGTTGAAGAAATGGGGCTGCGAGCGGTACTGTCGTCGGTGTTTATTGATTTGAATGATGAAGCTCGGGCGGAAAAGGAACGAAAACTTGCGGAAAAACTGTACGAAGAATCAAAACGCTATTCCGACCGGATAGGCTTTTCGCTGGGACCGCATGCCATTTACACCGTGTCCGAGGCCTCGTTGAAATGGGCCAAGGCTTTTGCCCGGGAAAACGGGTTGCTGTTTCATATTCATCTTTCGGAAACTGAAAAAGAAGTGGCGGACTGTCTGGCGGAACATGGGCTGCGGCCGGTCCAATGGCTGGAAAAAAACGGGTTGCTGGATGAGCAGACGATTGCCGCGCATGTGGTGCATGTGAACGATGAAGAAATTGAGATTCTGGCCCGCCGCGGGGTGCAGGTGGTGCATAATCCGGGATCGAATATGAAACTGGCTTCCGGCAGTTTCCCCGTTCAGAAGATGTTGCAGGCCGGGGTGAAGCTTTCGTTGGGCACCGACGGGGCGTCTTCGAACAATAATCTGTGTATGCTGGAAGAAATGAAACTGGCTGCACTGCAGGCCAAAGTGGTTCATGGCGATCCCACGTTGCTTCCGGCAAAGACGGTGTTTGATATGGCGACAGGGAACGGGGCCGCGGCACTGGGGCTTGATGCGGGGGAAATTGCAGAAGGCCGACTGGCTGACTGCGTTATGGTGAATTTGGAAAATCCGCGCCTCGTGCCCGGCTACGATCTTATTTCGGATATGGTCTACAGTGCAGATTCATCGTGTATTGATACCGTGATCTGCAATGGGCGGGTGTTGATGCGGAATGGACGCGTTGATGGCGAGGAAGAGATCATCGCCGAGGCGCGAAAATATAAAAATAGGTTCCAATGA
- a CDS encoding histidine phosphatase family protein, translating into MTVYFIRHAQSEANLKDILASRRDFPLTEKGRADAQAIAAEFREIAELDRVVSSPLLRAQQTAEPIAKAFGLKVETDERIIEQELGVFSGMTYAQLDERPDYEHERSKRWNWVPAGGGESYEMIAERLEPFFRSLEKKPEERVLFVTHAVTMRLIKAHLEQTLPQYPNPIAKNGEIWKTEFTGLGKKHEVESIFLGGSAAAESRA; encoded by the coding sequence ATGACTGTATATTTTATCCGACACGCACAGAGCGAAGCGAACCTGAAGGATATTCTGGCGTCGCGCCGGGATTTCCCTCTGACTGAAAAGGGTCGGGCCGATGCTCAGGCCATTGCTGCGGAGTTCCGGGAGATCGCCGAACTCGACCGGGTGGTCAGCTCGCCGTTGCTGCGTGCGCAGCAGACTGCGGAGCCGATCGCCAAAGCGTTCGGGCTGAAGGTTGAAACGGATGAGCGGATTATTGAACAGGAGCTGGGCGTTTTTTCCGGAATGACGTATGCGCAGCTGGATGAACGGCCGGATTATGAGCACGAACGTTCCAAACGCTGGAACTGGGTGCCGGCGGGCGGCGGGGAGTCGTATGAAATGATCGCAGAACGGCTGGAGCCGTTTTTCCGGTCTCTGGAAAAAAAGCCGGAGGAGCGGGTGCTGTTTGTTACGCATGCCGTGACGATGCGGCTGATTAAAGCGCATCTTGAGCAGACTCTTCCGCAGTACCCGAATCCGATCGCCAAAAACGGTGAAATCTGGAAAACCGAATTTACAGGCCTGGGAAAGAAACACGAAGTGGAATCCATTTTCCTCGGCGGCAGTGCGGCCGCCGAATCACGGGCATAA
- a CDS encoding aldo/keto reductase, producing the protein MAEDGVDPNIVPKKKLNNGEEMPAIGMGTFGSDRFNNVQIANAVVGAAEYGQRAFDCASVYGNEKEIGVALKTIQDGGVPREELYITSKVWNDAHDRVVESCKQSLKDLQLDYLDLYLVHWPFPNFHAKGVSVDSRDPNAKPYIHEDFMKTWAQMEELVEMGLVKSIGTSNMTQAKMELLLRDCKIKPVVTEMELHPHFQQTELFNYYVSKEIQPIAFCPIGSPTRPDRDKTETDTVDIEDPVVKKIAERLGVHPAVVCIKWAVQRGQIPIPFSVFEPEYRSNLKCALPDYMTITDEEMAELATIDKNCRLIKGQVFLWEGSKGWEDLWDEDGTIAQ; encoded by the coding sequence ATGGCCGAAGACGGTGTTGATCCGAACATTGTTCCGAAAAAGAAACTCAACAACGGAGAAGAAATGCCGGCCATTGGTATGGGCACGTTCGGGTCCGACCGTTTCAATAACGTCCAGATTGCCAATGCGGTTGTCGGTGCGGCGGAATACGGCCAGCGTGCGTTCGATTGCGCTTCCGTTTATGGCAACGAAAAAGAGATCGGTGTTGCGCTGAAGACCATTCAGGACGGCGGCGTTCCGCGTGAGGAGCTTTATATCACGTCCAAAGTCTGGAACGATGCACATGACCGTGTGGTTGAATCCTGCAAACAGTCGCTCAAAGATCTGCAGCTGGATTATCTGGACCTTTATCTGGTTCACTGGCCGTTCCCGAATTTTCATGCGAAAGGTGTTTCTGTAGATTCGCGTGATCCGAATGCCAAACCGTACATTCATGAAGATTTCATGAAAACCTGGGCACAGATGGAAGAGCTGGTTGAAATGGGCCTCGTGAAATCCATCGGGACTTCCAACATGACCCAGGCTAAGATGGAACTGTTGCTGCGCGACTGTAAAATCAAGCCGGTTGTGACAGAGATGGAATTGCACCCGCACTTCCAGCAGACGGAACTGTTCAATTATTACGTTTCCAAAGAAATTCAGCCGATCGCGTTCTGCCCGATTGGATCGCCGACGCGTCCGGACCGCGATAAAACCGAAACGGACACGGTGGATATCGAAGATCCGGTGGTGAAGAAAATTGCCGAACGTCTGGGAGTACATCCCGCTGTGGTCTGCATCAAGTGGGCGGTTCAGCGCGGCCAGATTCCGATTCCGTTCTCCGTTTTCGAGCCGGAATATCGCAGCAACCTGAAATGCGCGCTGCCGGATTATATGACCATCACGGATGAAGAGATGGCCGAACTGGCGACGATTGATAAAAACTGCCGCCTGATCAAAGGGCAGGTATTCCTTTGGGAAGGCAGCAAAGGGTGGGAAGACCTTTGGGACGAAGACGGCACGATTGCCCAGTAG
- the fucU gene encoding L-fucose mutarotase gives MLKGIDPIISPELLKILAEMGHGDEIVLSDAHFPGHTFCPKNVLRGDGLQIPDLLEGIIPLFELDSYDDPLIMMAAVEGDELDPQVEADYMAAIKKAAPDAPAPKRIGRFEFYDRAEKAFACVVTGTTAKYGNIILKKGVTPIG, from the coding sequence ATGCTTAAAGGAATTGATCCGATTATCAGCCCTGAACTGTTGAAAATCCTCGCTGAAATGGGGCACGGCGACGAAATTGTGCTGTCCGATGCCCACTTCCCGGGCCACACCTTCTGCCCGAAAAATGTACTGCGCGGTGATGGTCTGCAGATTCCGGATCTGCTCGAAGGCATCATTCCGCTGTTCGAACTCGACAGCTATGATGATCCGCTGATCATGATGGCCGCAGTTGAAGGCGATGAGCTCGATCCGCAGGTGGAAGCCGATTATATGGCCGCCATTAAAAAAGCCGCTCCGGATGCTCCGGCCCCCAAGCGCATCGGCCGGTTTGAATTTTACGACCGTGCTGAAAAAGCATTTGCCTGCGTCGTTACCGGGACAACCGCCAAATACGGCAACATCATTCTGAAAAAGGGTGTAACGCCGATTGGCTGA
- the ilvD gene encoding dihydroxy-acid dehydratase: MSAKKFGKDQRLYSSTIVDGVERAPSRSMLRAVGFSDADFKKPQIGIASTWSMVTPCNMHINRLADEAEKGVAVAGGKAVQFNTISISDGISMGTEGMKYSLVSREIIADSIEAVTACEGFDGVVAFGGCDKNMPGCLMALARLNRPSVFVYGGSIKPGSYCGKDIDIVSVFEAVGQHAKGEISSKVLTEIERCAIPGEGSCGGMYTANTMASAIEALGMALPNSSSRVAASKDKREESHAAGRAVMHLVEKNIKPSDILTRTAFLNAITVVMALGGSTNAVLHLLAMARAAKVRLKLADFTAIGKKVPVLADLKPSGKYVMNDLAQIGGVAPLMARLMREGLIDGNCMTVTGKTLKQNLALVKPYPKKQDIIRPMNRPIKKDGHLVILKGNLAPDGAVAKISGKEGLCFEGKAVVFNSEEQALKKILGGSVKAGHVVVIRYEGPQGGPGMREMLSPTSAIMGRGLGKEVALITDGRFSGGSHGFVIGHITPEAYVGGPLALVKNGDVISIDASRRSIEVKLSAAELARRSKAWKPPRPKHKTGVLAKYAKLVGPASEGAVTG; the protein is encoded by the coding sequence ATGAGCGCAAAAAAATTCGGGAAAGACCAGCGGCTGTATTCATCCACCATCGTCGATGGCGTTGAACGGGCTCCAAGCCGGTCGATGCTTCGGGCAGTGGGTTTTTCCGATGCCGACTTTAAAAAGCCGCAGATTGGCATTGCGTCGACCTGGAGTATGGTGACGCCGTGCAATATGCACATCAACCGGCTGGCCGATGAAGCGGAAAAGGGCGTGGCGGTTGCGGGCGGAAAAGCGGTGCAGTTTAATACGATTTCGATTTCCGATGGGATTTCCATGGGGACTGAGGGCATGAAATACTCGCTGGTTTCGCGTGAAATCATTGCCGATTCCATCGAAGCTGTCACGGCCTGTGAAGGGTTTGACGGGGTGGTGGCGTTCGGCGGGTGCGATAAAAATATGCCGGGCTGTCTGATGGCGCTGGCCCGGTTGAACCGTCCTTCGGTCTTTGTTTACGGCGGCAGCATTAAGCCGGGCAGCTATTGCGGAAAGGATATTGATATTGTCTCGGTTTTCGAGGCGGTTGGGCAGCACGCCAAAGGTGAAATCAGTTCAAAGGTGCTGACCGAAATCGAACGCTGTGCCATTCCCGGGGAGGGGTCGTGCGGCGGCATGTATACGGCCAATACCATGGCTTCAGCCATCGAGGCGCTGGGAATGGCCCTGCCGAACAGCTCGTCGCGCGTGGCGGCATCGAAGGATAAACGGGAAGAGTCGCATGCCGCCGGACGGGCGGTGATGCATCTGGTGGAAAAAAATATTAAACCGTCGGATATTCTCACGCGGACCGCATTTCTCAATGCCATTACTGTGGTGATGGCCCTGGGCGGTTCGACCAATGCGGTCCTGCATCTGCTGGCTATGGCCCGTGCGGCGAAGGTGCGGCTTAAGCTGGCCGATTTTACCGCCATCGGAAAAAAGGTGCCGGTGCTGGCTGATCTTAAACCGAGCGGAAAATATGTGATGAATGATTTGGCGCAGATCGGCGGCGTGGCCCCGCTGATGGCCCGACTGATGCGGGAGGGGCTTATTGATGGAAACTGCATGACTGTGACGGGGAAAACGCTGAAGCAGAATCTTGCGCTGGTGAAGCCCTATCCGAAAAAGCAGGATATTATCCGGCCGATGAACCGCCCGATTAAAAAGGACGGTCATCTGGTGATTCTGAAAGGGAATCTCGCGCCCGACGGTGCCGTGGCCAAAATTTCGGGCAAGGAGGGGCTTTGTTTTGAAGGCAAAGCCGTGGTGTTTAATTCCGAGGAGCAGGCCCTGAAAAAAATTCTCGGCGGTTCGGTCAAAGCCGGGCATGTGGTGGTGATTCGTTATGAAGGACCGCAGGGCGGTCCGGGTATGCGTGAAATGCTTTCGCCCACGTCGGCCATTATGGGACGGGGACTCGGCAAAGAGGTGGCGTTGATTACTGATGGGCGGTTCTCAGGCGGAAGCCACGGTTTTGTGATTGGCCATATTACGCCGGAGGCTTATGTGGGCGGTCCATTGGCGCTGGTGAAAAACGGGGATGTAATTTCCATCGATGCGTCGAGGCGTTCCATCGAGGTGAAACTGTCCGCTGCGGAGCTGGCCCGCCGTTCCAAAGCCTGGAAACCGCCGCGTCCGAAACATAAAACCGGGGTGCTGGCGAAATATGCGAAGCTTGTCGGCCCCGCATCCGAAGGGGCGGTAACCGGCTGA